A window of bacterium genomic DNA:
GAGGTAAGTAATACTTAGATCGCAAAGATAGAGTAGTTATTAACAAAAACTAGACCCAAGAAATAATACTGAATAATAAAAGATAAATTTGTTGGCACTTAAATTAATTTGCCCTAGGTCAAGTTTTTATTAATAGGTGTTCTAATATAAATTTGTTAATAAGAGTAATTTAATATTTTTTTTGGAGGTAATCCTTATGGCTAAGAAAAAATTTGAAAGAACTAAACCCCATCTTAATGTGGGAACAATTGGACATATCGATCATGGTAAAACTACCCTCACTTCTACCATCACTAATATCCTATCTAAAAAAGGATTA
This region includes:
- the tuf gene encoding elongation factor Tu (EF-Tu; promotes GTP-dependent binding of aminoacyl-tRNA to the A-site of ribosomes during protein biosynthesis; when the tRNA anticodon matches the mRNA codon, GTP hydrolysis results; the inactive EF-Tu-GDP leaves the ribosome and release of GDP is promoted by elongation factor Ts; many prokaryotes have two copies of the gene encoding EF-Tu) — encoded protein: MAKKKFERTKPHLNVGTIGHIDHGKTTLTSTITNILSKKGL